The following nucleotide sequence is from Primulina huaijiensis isolate GDHJ02 unplaced genomic scaffold, ASM1229523v2 scaffold26229_ERROPOS72855+, whole genome shotgun sequence.
aattaataatatagagTTAAAACTTAAATGtagaaaaaaattgtaaaaatagtACTCATAGTAGAatagatccaattaatcccataGTTGTAacattatcatcaacatatattaacGTATGACAGTTCATTATAAAACTATAGAGATATCATCAACTTGTATTAccttattcaaataaaaaatgactTTTACTTAGATTATTAATAATTAGTATTCTTATCGtgttataataataacaataataccTAAATGGGAAAGGTTAAGGTGTGGGGTAAGGTTTCCGCAAGTGAGGTGGGGGGGCCTCTTTAAGAACCTAAAAGGCCACCACAGTTGCCTCTTTAATCGACCAATGCACACATAGATCTCCCCCCCTATAAGAACCCCACTTCTTCcatcaaaaatttcaagaattttctCCGTTTTTTCGCAAGAAGAAGAGTTTATCTGATTCTGCGTTGATTTAGATCAGAAGGAAATTAAAGGGTCTTTTTCAATCATCATAAAATGAACATGACGATGAAGAGTAACAGCAAGAGGGGCATTTCGAGTAGGGGGCTTGGAAGAGTGCTTAGGGAGCAAAGGGCTAAGCTCTACATTATCAGGAGATGTGTGGTTATGCTTCTTTGTTACCATGATTGAACTTTAATTGCTCGCTCATCCAtccctttttcttttctattttcttttgtttgcacgattttttccttgtttttttttcctggcTTCGTTAGAGTGTACATATGTGCGGCGGGTGGCCAGTGTTAGCCTAGATCTTGACAATTTTGTACTGTTTTTGCCTTTCATGTGGCTTCTTGTATAAATCCGGTAGCTTGAATTGGAATGGTGattattatcatttaattttgTGTTTTCTCCCCCTTGAAGTCATTCTGTTTTTTTCTCCGATGCTCCTTTAATTTCTTATCAAGAGCGTATAAATTACTGCTAAAAATTTATAAGTAGTCCATTTTGTGTTAATAATTATTATGTGTACAAACGATTAAAGCATAACTTTAGAATATAATAACGAACgaatatttaatgtaaataCAAACTCAAATTCTCTACAGTAAATAATGTAAACATGTACAAGCTCAATTTTTCAATATCTACACTAACATTATATTGTCCAACAACTCTTAAGTTTGCTTATGGACTTTACGCAAAATATTTCGTACaatgaaaatatcatttcatgTGTTTTTAACTCAACGCTTTAGATGAATTTCTAAAAACATATTTGTATCTATGTACATAAACATAATGTTTTATGTACCCTACTTAAATGTTTTCAGGTATTTTTCTTTGCATTAAAGCCAACTGGGGGATTCTTTTTTCTCACAAGTCAAaaccaaatattaattttatgattGCACAATTAATTCAAACACATATCTCAGCCAGTCAAACTATACATCCAATCGACAACTCGTAACTACTCCAAGGGCACCGGGCATTAGTAATATCAAATCCTTTATAAATCAACAAGATATTAATAATAACTCTttgaaaataattgaaattttagaggataattatatatattttNTATATGAGTCGTATAAACGTGTCCATTTTTGTTCATCAAATTTATTAGTTTTCAGCAATTATTGGGTTGCCTAAAGTTCAAAACCAGTTTACTTATGCCTAAGATAATCTTGTTTATTTTGCTTGTCGTTAACCTAACAGCATACTGTTAAATTATAACCATTAACAATTTAATTGAATCTCTTAAAAAGATAAGCGAATTACTATATGTGGTGATGTCTCGGGAAGAGAGGGTCATCCTTAGAGTCGGGCAGAATAAGAAAGACCGGGAAGCCAATGGAGGCCGAGTCAAGAAACGGCTCGGGTGAAGAAAATGCTCTTATATAAACAATATCTGGATATGCAACAGTTAGGGAAACTAATTAGACcagtatatataaaaacaaactggGGCCTCCAGCTTAGCATGAGCGGTATAAGAAGACGGAGACAATATATCAGAGATATGTCTGTGTCCTCATATCATGACCACTATCCAAGCATCTCGGGATATATATCAATTTTGGGCCCACATGTATGGATCACTCTGCCTCGAAATCATTAGTATGTCAGTCAATGCATGTAGGGATGATGTAACAAGACTGGAAACAATATGAGTTGTCAATAGTGATAGTGTCAGGCAGGCAGAGAATGGACAATCGTTTGATCATGAGGAGTAGATGagcactgaaaacaaggtcCTTAGTACCTTTTCCTCTATAAATAATCGGGTTCGCTCGATCATTTAAGACATTCACTTAACATTTTTCACAAGCACTCATTATATACTCTCTATATAGCAGTTTCCTCTGCGTGAATACTTGACTGATTAGAACATGGGCGTTGCTTTCCTATCGCTATTTGCTTTCCCAGCATACTCATCCCATGATCCATCTAACTGGTTTCAAGCACTCCCAagaaagaaattaaacataactttttacccggacatatcatatatattttgaaattaaatcttTGGTCAAGCTTCGTGGGTCAAGTGATTTTAATTATGACCTTTTTGAAATCCtaaaagagtgggtctcatgtgagaccgtctcacggatcttaatctgtgagacggatcaaccctacccgtattcacaataaaaagtaatattcttagcataaaaaataatactttttcatggatgacctaaataagagatccgtctcacaaatacgacccgtgagatcgtatcacacaagtttttgccaagatATGTATGGTATTACTCAATGTCTGATATAGCATAaacttaattatttcaaatttattttataatatattgtgATTGTAATATTTTGCACTTTTCGCTTTGTACCATATATCCCTGATTcaaattgaatattatatatattctgtgaacattattttcattttctcttatcacttaaaatataattaaatgtcttttttTCCCATCACAATGTCACGTGCTAAGAGAAATCACGGGACCTTTTGTTGCCAGAAGTtctatttatttctattaaCTTTCAAATGTTTCATACTTTATCAAATTCACGTGACGATGCCACATGAAAAAGTGCATCGCAACTGGAAAATCTTCTAAATGTTGCACAAATATCTCTTTCTTGTCCATTCTTTGTTGGTTTCTTTTGAATgcaaaaatatttcaaacaagATAAATAGTTATCACTATTTCCAACGGATTACAACTTACAAGATATGTCGATATATTAAGGtccaaatgaaataaaattaaaattaaatgggTCGTCGATGGGAAAAATCCTGAGTTTTAGAGTTCAAATGATAGATtatagattttatatatattttgatctcATGAGCTCGATTCCGTTAATTCGTactactttttaactttaacCTTGAACAAATTAAAACGAAATTACAAATTGGTATGTAGAAATAAAATTAACAccccaaataaatattttggcgAGTAGGGTAGAAAGCGTCAGCCATGATGAGGATCGGATGTATAAAAAATCCAAAAAGAAATCTCCTTGTCCCCCACATGATACTGTTCCAACAAAAGTGTTAAACGATGAGAGGATTTTTCAAGTCCATATATGTAACTCTCATGAATTATATCCAAGTGGAACAATAACATACCCCTCAACCACTTTTTTTTTACAAGTTATAGTTATTTTTCATCGAAGTGCTGAAGTGATATTGGACACACTGAAAATATCCAATACAACGACAACATTTTTCGTTGTCATGTCATCATTCAGGtagaaaatgaataaaaaaattttacaagttagtgtaataaaattataaaactgTGCATTGACTGATagtataagaaaaataaaaaatttaacttacagaaccaaaaatgttattttccttgaaagaaaatatttaggATTAAATTTCGAAAAACAATATCAATTTGGCTTAATtctaaattaacaaaaaaaccTCTTGTCTTAATGTATATTTTGACTAATTAATAAGGATTTGAATTAGTGATCATGTACTTTCGCTGCGTATAGTAAATAGCCAAACACAAAGGTGATGAGTCCATATCGCAGCCTTATCTTCTCACTCTCTTCACCTTTTCTACCACTGCTTAACTTGCATTGTCTTCAATTCGCCACCAAACAAGAATAATTGCTACCACCAGCTTTCATGCCTGCATGAATTAAATTAGGAACTTTTACTACacaaatttttattcaaatttctaTATATTTTGTCGCTGCAAATTAAATAATCCAAATACATCTGTGTGTCGTTCGATTACCGAGCAATAATTTTATCTAATATTGTTGTTTGTACGTTTTAATTAAACGGCTGAAGctgcatatattattttgtcaaCCTCGCACAAGCTAAGGTctacttcataaatttttttaaaaaatatacataaacttattttataattaCTGTATCCAGATTAATCTTATCACTCGTGTACTAAAATCCTGTATCCATACCAAGTGCCCTTTATTCTGTGGTTCAGAACCCAAGAAAACACATCTGTACTTTCAGAATTTCTGGGGTAGGAGTTAAAATTATGAAACACATTCCAACAAAATCACATGCATGATGCATGCAACTGTATCAATCGTTTGTATATTTCTATATTCGCTCAAATAAATATTGCATGTATATGCATATCAAATATGGCttcttaaataaaaatgttatagTGCAAGTATAATTTTTCTTTCGTCGATAGTTTTCATTTAATATAGACCTAATTTACACTATAACCTAGAACggttgttaaaaaataataaaaagaagaagaatggATTGGCTGTTAATCTATACTGTCATTCAATGAACTGAATTTTGGATCCCGAAATAATTTTCAGGCCTGGCCCATATATAGTCTCTATTTGGCCCATCAATGAACGAAGTATGTTGGGTTCGAGAAATTAGACAACCTTAACGACCTGTAAGAGTCTCCAGGTTCGTGAATTAACCCCCCGTCTCACAAAGCTAATATTCAATAGGATCCCCCGGCCCTATTCGACAGCACCAGTTGTACATGTAAACTTAAAGAGATGTATCGTAACTTAGGAGATCTATTATTTCAAAAGGCTTGTTTAGTATAATATTTCTGATTTTGTAAACTATTctttttagttttaattatgTTCAATATGATACATTTATAACATAATCTCGCATGCCAATGAATATTAGAATTCACAGGTCGACTGGCTAGTTAGGGTGATCGGCCTCGATATAGTTTCGAAAATCGAAATatccaaacaaaaaaatttgtcaATCATTAGCATAACTATAAATAAGAAAATGTtccaaatcaaataaatatgatgTGATGCAATCAATGAAATTTGTTGCATCTCATTTACGTTcattcatattattattatattattattattagttttcTATTTACTCggtgtatatatttttattttctaatatacttttttcatttaaaaatagtgTGCGTGTGTGTcctcaaattaattataattataattataaaccTATCAATGAATTGGAAAATTACACGTGGCaattaataaaaagtaaaaacaataacaacTTAAGATGAATGCAAAtcattaattcaattttttttgctaGAAATGCAATAAAAAATCTTGCACTTTTGTACGTATTCCActcaatacatatatatttcgtGATGGCCAGTCATAAGAAAATTCCCAGTACATGTACTCCATCACATATTTTGACTCTTAAcaataaaagaaattaatccATCCTCACCAAGAGACATGTCGGCGGGGCAGGCGGTGGTTGTTGAGGTGGCGGAGGAGAcgtataccgaaaaaataatATCGTCACCTTTTCTTGAAAACCTAATGTCACTCGCTATGTGACGTAAGGAGGGTAGAATTTTGTTTTCCAGATGAAAATCTGGGAAAAAGAGACAAGCCCAAATCGAATCAAGAAACCTCTGATCAATTTCTTTGTTTGGTTCTGATCTAAGGTTACCCTAAACACGAAAAAGATTTCTTTCTCACTTTGATTCTCACCATTTCAACTACAATCCCAATCGCAGCATGCACAAACCAAATTAGTAgctaaaaacaacacaataattTTAACCACGCgaaagattttttaaaaatgaaaatttgaagggACCTTTTCAAGAAAATTGATAGTTTGTTCTTTGCCTCTTAACGCTCCCTGAACCAGAATCATCTCCATTATACTTCTCCATTACTGCTTTAAGAGCTTCCTGTATAGAATCTATACAGTACTGCTGGTGTTGCTGCTCCTCATGATCATCGTCGTTACTATTACTCTCTGATAAATCTTTATCGTCTTCAGTGATGAAAAGCACATTTTTTACTCGTCCCCCGAGTGTCGTAATTTCGGCTTTAAGTGTCCTCAACTTCAAAGACTTGAGGGTTTGGATTAGGTCTGATAAGAGATCTGGCCTGTCTTCGCAGCAGATTGAAGCTTTGATCAAGAGTTTACCTTCTTCATCTAATGAGTTATCCACTGTTAATTCGTTTATCTCTGTTGGGACTTGATTTGTTTCTGATATTTGAGAAGTTTGGCGCCTTAGGTCCTTCAAATGTTGGATTACTTCTGCTAGCAATGAAGCTTTATCTGTCTGCAGAATaacaaaatatatgtatttaatACAAAGTAAATTCCGCCACCCTCTAATCTAAATTATTCTTTGATAAACAAAATTCAAGAACTTGCTCGTTTTCATGCACTGAAAGAAGGAAA
It contains:
- the LOC140967663 gene encoding small polypeptide DEVIL 4-like, producing the protein MNMTMKSNSKRGISSRGLGRVLREQRAKLYIIRRCVVMLLCYHD
- the LOC140967660 gene encoding transcription factor bHLH30-like, whose product is MQQQNTTEAYSTGGIVNGGGPTLIFPEVSQILPWNHSFNPTHFSTRDCDPFVLPPTPVPYYGGFFNRRPSGLQFGYEEPLSDHHLRLICDPLGQVMHSRSDPFGLHAELQKLTAQEIMDAKALAASKAHSEAERRRRERINAHLAKLRSLLPSTTKTDKASLLAEVIQHLKDLRRQTSQISETNQVPTEINELTVDNSLDEEGKLLIKASICCEDRPDLLSDLIQTLKSLKLRTLKAEITTLGGRVKNVLFITEDDKDLSESNSNDDDHEEQQHQQYCIDSIQEALKAVMEKYNGDDSGSGSVKRQRTNYQFS